The Actinomycetes bacterium sequence TGAACTGCGGCGGGGACTACTTCATCCAGTCGCGCCGGCGGCAGAAGCTCACCGTCTACAAGCGGCCCGGCTCCTCGGTCGCCGTGGTGGTTCCGTCGAGCCGGCGCGGGATCGGCGTCTCGATGACGACCACGGGCGGGCGCGCGGCCGTCGACGGCCTCGCCGTCCTGGCGGAGTCCTGCATGCTGGCGAGCGCGGCCGCGGCCGGCGTTCGGGCGATCCTTCCGAAGGAGAACGGCCTGCAGGGCGCGATGGAGTACCTCCATCGCGTCCCGGGCGTGATCGGCGGCGTCGTGTTCGTGGGCGAGCGCATCGGGATGGCGGGCGGCTTGGAGCTCGCCGCGTGAGGCACGGCCAGGAGCTCGCCGCGTGATCGCTCGCGGCTCGGATCGGACGTGACGAAGGCCCTCGAGCGCGAGCTCGCAAACGCGCAGGTCCGGGTCGAGGAGCTGCGCGAGAAGCTCAACTACCACTCGTACCGCTACCACGTGCTCGACGACCCCGAGGTCTCCGACGTCGAGTACGACGACCTCATGAAGGAGCTGCGAGCGCTCGAGGAGCGGTTCCCCGAGCTCGTGACGCCGGACTCGCCCACGCAGCGGGTCGGCGCGACGCCGGCGGACC is a genomic window containing:
- a CDS encoding NAD-dependent DNA ligase LigA, with protein sequence MTKALERELANAQVRVEELREKLNYHSYRYHVLDDPEVSDVEYDDLMKELRALEERFPELVTPDSPTQRVGATPAD